The Fischerella sp. PCC 9605 genome includes the window ACAAAAAAAAGGTTCTAGCAAGTTTTCCAAACATAGAAAAACACTTTGAAGTTACTGCTGACCTCCTGCATGGTCAAGCTTTGGTGATACAAAGTAGAGAGTATCTTAAAGAGATGCCTAATAATATAGGAATTTATTATCCCATTCCTGGTGGTCGATATTTAATTGCTGGGCTAGATTATGAGCATGAATCAAATACATGCAGTTATTACATATCTCCGGAAATATGTGACTATATTGGAATGTTTATTCTAAGTAACTGTGTTAGATATAAACAAGAGCTTTGGGGGATGACTGTAAGCGGTGAAAGGGACGGTGGATTTGGGTTGGTGAATTTGTTTATATCTATTGCAAGAACAAGATTTCCAAATTTTATTCTCAGTCAATTGTTCAATGAAAAGTTTGAATATGGAGTAGCTGCACGCTTGATGTAGGTGCGAAGAAGATCTATAGCGGACTTTTCAAATAGACTTTGAGCGTTACCTTTAGGCGATAGTAAGATCGCCATTTCCCATAAACTCAATTGACGCAGTAAATCTAACCTCTCATCACTACCAGAAAACTACAGTAATTCACAAAACGATGTCTGAGACAAGCTGCTGCGCGTCTAGACACAATCAAAGAAATAAGACCTTGCCGCATCTGCTCCCAAACCAAACAGTCGCTCCAAGCATACGTTACGATGAAAAAGTTGTCTGCCGCCAGTGAATTTCACGCGCAGTCAGTATTTGTTCTACAGCAATGCAGCTACACCAGAGGAAGAAAAGTATGCCGTGGATGGAATTGAGCCTCAATACAACGCACGAAGCAGTTGATTGGGTCTGTACGCTGCTTGCTGAGACCATCGATATTAGTGATGTTCACATAACAGAATATGCTGAACCAAACGAACGGGATGTAGAACAACCCCACTGGACATTTACGATTCGCTTATATCTACTCTCTGATGTTCACTCAAGGGCGCGTGTAGAAAAAATTGTGAATCTGCTTTCGCCCTTGTACCGTGCAGGAATAACGACTGAGGTGCAGATAACAGCGGTTAACGAGAAACCCACAGACGCAGATTTACTCAACCCCCTCGTGCATCGGATTGGGAAACGGTTTGTTGTGCTTACTTCTGATGCCCCGGATCAATCTGAAGTGCCAGACCAAATAACCTTGAGACTGAAGAAAACTTTCTCTTTCGGTAGTGGTTTACACCCAGCGACAATTGTCTGCCTCAAACTGCTTGAAAGACACGCCGTCCCGACTATGAATGCCCTCGACCTTGGATCGGGTTCAGGTATTCTAAGTGTAGCAATGGCAAAGCTGGGGGCAAACGTTTTAGCCTTAGACAATGACAGTGTTGCCGTGCAAGCTACTCAAGACGCTGTGCATCGTAATGGGGTAGAACAGCAGGTAAGGGTAATGAAGGGAAGCCTGGGATGTGGAAGCGATCTAGGACATTGGATGGGTGGAAACACTATTGACAATGCGCCAAAAATTGAGGCTATAGACAGCTTTGATCTCATCGTCGCCAATATCCTGGCACGGATACACATTGCCCTCGCCAATGACTTCCAGCAGGCACTGCGTCAGACTGATGCCCACGCGGGACTACTAATTACATCTGGTTTCACTACCGATAGCGAAGACAATGTGGACACAGCTTTGCAAGAGGCAGGATTTGAGTTTGTTGATTGTGAAAGATTAGATGAGTGGGTTGCACTTGCCTATCGTTTGAAAGTATAGTTTACAAAATTTCGGAATATTAGAAGAATTACTATCTACATCTGTAATTATAAAAATGTTCAAAAGCCTTGCAATTAAGGGATTTTGAGCATTTTTATTTTTTAATTTTAAAAGCCCGTGACGAGGATTGAACTCGTGACCTCACCCTTACCAAGGGTGTGCTCTACCACTGAGCTACACGGGCAAAATAGAAAAGTTTTGTTTTGAGGTGGGCCGGGCTGGATTCGAACCAGCGTAGGCGCTAGCCAACGGATTTACAGTCCGTCTCCATTAACCACTCGGACACCGACCCGTGCGACCCACGATTAATTATAGTAGCACAAGGTTTTGAAATCTCCAAGCTTTTTTTCAAAAAAATTGGGAATGGGGAATGGGGAGTGGGAGATGGGGTGATGGGGTGAGTGGAGGGAGTAGTAAACCACCAACCACTAACTACTAACCACTAACTACCAACCACCAACAACCAACCACCAACCACCAACCACCAACCACTAACTTAACAATTCCCCAGTCTCTTGCAGCGCGTGCAAGCGATGGTAAATTCCCTCACTACGCAAAAGTTCTTCGTGATTACCGACTTCTACAACTTTGCCTTGATCTAGAACCACAATTTTGTCTGCTTCCCGGACTGTACTCAGGCGGTGAGCAATCACAATTGTAGTGCGGGTTCCTTGGAGCGATCGCATTGCCAGTTGAATTGAACGCTCAGATTCGTAGTCTAGGCTAGAAGTAGCTTCGTCAAAAATCAGTACATCTGGTTCAACTAGCAACGCCCTAGCAATTCCCAAGCGTTGTCTCTGTCCACCAGACAACCTTACACCCCTCTCTCCTACTACTGTGTAGTAGCCTTTAGGTAGGTGCTGGACGACTTCATCAAGTCTGGCGATTCTACAAGCTTCTTCAACTTGCTCAAAGGTGGCATCTGGTCTGCCATACTTGAGATTATCCAAGACAGTACCGTTAAAAACATCTACTTCTTGGTGAACTATTGCCAGCCTGCGTCGATAACCTCCCACATCCAGAGTGCGAATATCTTGACCATCAATGAGAATTTGACCTTCATTGGGTTCAAAATATCGTAACAGCAGCTTTACTAAGGTAGATTTACCCGAACCCGATCGCCCAACTAACGCCACTGTTTGATATGGTTCAATCAAGAGATTGATATCATGTAGAACTTGACGCTTCGGTTCGTAGCCAAAACCAATGTGCGAAAATTCCACCTTCCCAGTAAATTTATAAGGAGATTCTGGCTGTTGTCTTTCTTCCAAAAGACCAACTGAATCAACTCCAGATCGTTCTTTGAGAAATTCGTGGAACCGCACCATTGAACTGTACCGACGGGCGAAAATTTCCGCTAGGACGCCAATAGGTTCCAACTCGGCATAAGCCATACTGGAAAGAGTTAACGTCATGATAAAGTGACCAAGAGAAATCCTGCCGTTGATTGTCGCCACTAGCGCCAAACCCAAGATTGCAAACACGCAAAACTGAACTACAGTTCTTTGCCAGGTTTGCAGCTTGACATAACCTTTGTGGATGCGATAATCCACCACGGTTAGTTCCCGTCCCAAACGTACTTTTTGCCGCTGCAATTCTTTTGCTTCTGTCGCAAATGCTTTGACTGTTTTGATGTTGCTGATGATTTCAGAAGTACGGCTTTCAGTGTTTTCCGAGTATTTATCCAAGCGGTTATCGTGCCAAATAAGCCGCTTTAACTTTTTCAAGGTAAAGCCAAGGATAACGACGAAGGAAATCAGATATAAAATTGCTATTCGCCACTCCACAAACCAGATAAACACAAAAATTCCCAACACTCGGAACAATTTAGGAATCATTTGTCCGGCTATTTCAGGATAAGTCCAAGTGTGGTTGGCAACTCCTCTAGCTATTCGTCCGGCAATCCGTCCAGGGTTATTTTCGTCATAAAATTCCAGTGGTAGGGTCAGAATTTTCTCAATCGCTTTTTCATGCTGATCTCGACGTGCCCTTAAGGCAATATCCCAGTGAAACCAACTGGTAAACCAAGGTTGTGTTGGCGCTCTTACCACCGTGACAAGAAAAATCAAACCCAGCAATACTCCTAAAGATAGAAGCTTATTCACTGGGTAATTAATAATGTCTGCTATTGTGGCGATCGCTCCTGCAAGTGGTTTATCTAACGGTTGACCAGACAAAATATTCAAAATTTGCCCGATCGCATAAGGTACAATCAAATCGATAATCTCGTAAAAACTGGTTGCTGCAATACTAAAAATACTCAGCCTCCAGTAAGGACGAAAGTAATTGAGAATATCTCGAAAGTTTGCCATGATGCACACTGTCCAAGAGCATGAGCCTGTAGCTCCGGAAGTATTATACTACATCTATACTACATTGCAGTCAAGAGGCAAACAAGCAAATCATCCTTTGGGAAGAGATAGTGGATAGTGGATAGTGGTTAGTGGATAGTGGTAAAAAACCAACTACTAACTACTAACAAATAACTATTGATAAAATTCCAAGCGATATCGATAAAGAGCAACTGGATGAGAGCCAGCTTTAAAGTAATCTGGATCTTGTGGTGAAAGGTAGACAGCAGTGACTTGATCTGCTTCTATGGCTGGATTAGGTGTAGATAATTTGCGGTAGGCTGTTGTAGACTCTACTGTATTAAAATAAGCACGCCCACCACCTTTAAATAGTTGTTGAAAAACTTCTGTAGCAATAAATTTACCATCAGATGTAGTTTCTGTAGCGCGTGCAGAAACAATAGAAACTAGTTGGCGTTCATGACGTAGTAAGGTAATCTGACGATTGGGAGAATCTGGATCTACTTTGACTGATAATACATCTGTGTCACCTAAATAGGCACGTGCCAAATTTAAGCCATTAAACGCTCTATCCGCTACTATTGTTGGTTTGGTATCTTGGCGAGAGTTTATTTTTAACCCAGAAACAGGCTTTTTCTCCTCCACAAACTGCACCTGAAAGCTAAGAGGCTGGTTAAGATATTGACGATTACCCTCAAATCCAGGTGTGACAATCTCAGGAGCCAAAGGAGCAACCAAATCCACAAGCGTGCTTACAACCTGCCAATTACCCGCCATCCAGTCAGGATAAGCTAAATCTCCTATAGCTGGTTGCGCTAAGGTTATTTTTTTCCACTCAGGAAAATTATCTAAACGCTTAGCCAATTCTCCCGCCATTGCTTCTGTACTCCACAGCAGGAATAAAACAATCAAGCAAAAACTGCAAATTAGCTTCATAGACAAGTATTAAGCAGTATTTTTTTCAAAATGTAAACTTTATTTGATTAAAAGCTCACGCAATTTAGAAATTGTGTTGCTTTTTTGTTACTAAATTTAACTCTTACAGTAATAAACTCAACAAAAACACTAACCTTCTTTAAAAAGACTGAAAGCAAAGTAATCTTCAAAATTCATTTTCCTGCTTAAACAGGTTCAATATACAAAAATACTCATAACTTCCTTAAAGCTATGTATTTTCTGGGTTTTTCGCCTCAAGTGATGTCAATAACTGCTTTTTTGCTAACTGTTAGATTAGTTACCATAATTAAAACTAAGATCGTACTTGAAATAAAAGTAATTAATCATACTTGCTAAATATAAGTTCTAGTGTTATTACTTAAGAAACACCAAAATAAAATGATTTCATTAGTAAAATTACTTATTCTAATAACTGAAATCTTTATTTATGCTTTTAATGCTGTGGTAGTTAAAGCGTAAATTATTTTGAAAAAAGCAAGTGTAAATCTTGAATGGTAGTACAAGGTTGTTAGGATGGGATGTCATGAATCATTTCCCAAATTAAAGTATCGTATCTGAAGCTACCTTGCGGGCTTCTATTAAGCTAAAAGCTTTAAGCTAAACGCTTTTTGTCAGAGTATTCAGTTTTAAATGACTGAAATATTTTATTAGTTATTAGGGTGTCATCTGATTGATTGGTGTGTTTATGATTAATAGATGAACTAATGAGCCTATCGAGTTCTTTTACTAATTTTTCTTTAGCTGAATTGTTTCAACTGATTGACCAAGGAAGAAAGTCTGGTTGTTTAACAGTGTGTACTTTACCAGATATTAATGCTCCTAGTTCTAAATCGCAGTATTATTACATTTGGTTTCGACAGGGGTGTGTAGTTGCGGCGGCAAATCGCTTAAATGGTCAGGGTTTAATCTATAAAATTACGCAACGAGGTTGGGCAAATCAGCAAGTTTTAGAAAAGTATAGTCAGTTCCTGCCAACAGCAACACCCTTTGGTTTGTATTTAAAAACGCAAGGAGTGCTAAATACTGAGCAATTAAACTTATTATTTGCTAGCCAACTACACCAGATTCGACAATTATTTGAAATTCAAAAAGGTGTATTTAAACTTGATAGCAAAGCACCCCTGCTTGGGAAAGAAATGACAGGATTAAGTTTGAAGGCAACAGAAGTTAGCCTGATGGCTTTAAGAATTCTAAAAAACTGGGAAGCCTTGGCTGATGCACTTCCGGATGCTAATTCTGCTATACGTAGTATTAGCCAAAGCAAACCACAAATTCGTCTACATGCTTTGGAATGGCAAGTCTGGGAATTTGCCAATGGTAGTGTTCCTCTCAGCGCGATCGCACATCAACTCCATCAGCCTATAGCTTTAGTTCAGCAAGCAGCTTTTCGGCTGATGTTAGCTTGTTTAATAGAAGAAATTTCTCCAGTGACATCTACCCTAGAACTAAATAATTACCCTCTAGATTTAAAGATGGTAAATTCATCTGGTTTTGGTAAAGAAAAATCTCAAGAACTAGAAAGATCCAAAATAAGTACTTCATTATTGCAAAATTTAGTTGGGTTTTTAAGGAGTAATAATTGATGGAAATCCTACGCATTGTAGTTACTGGCGGCGTAGGCGCAGGCAAAACAAGCTTCATTCGTACTATCAGTGAAATCGAAACGGTAGATACTGATAGAAAAGCAACTGATGAAATTGCACTTTTGAAAGAGAAAACCACAGTTGCATTGGACTTTGGTCGGTTGACAATTGCACCAAATCAATCACTACACCTTTATGGTACGCCCGGACAGATGCGATTTGATTTTATGTGGGACATATTAATTCAAAAAGCCCATGCCTATATTTTGTTGATAGATGCACACCGTCCGGAACAAGTGCGCTATGGTCGGAAAATTCTTCAGTTCATGAAGCATCGAGTTAAAATACCGTATCTAATTGGGCTAACTCATACTGATTGCCCTGATGCTTGGCAGATAGAAGATGTAGCACTGGCTTTGGGACTATCAGAGGAAAGTACCAAACCACCGATGATGTCTGTAAATGCTACTGAGTCTGCTTCCGTAAAAGAAAGTCTAATTGCGTTGGTTGAAGAATTTGCCAGATATTACCAATATTTCACCGAATAACTAGAGTTATCTTGTTTGACAAAAACTCTTATGCTAGTTGTCAAATAAAAAATACGTAGAACTTTAATTTTTATCCTGTTATTCTGAATTTTCCTTGTTACCTTTATTGATTTGTCTCAAGTCTTGGAGTCAGTTTATGACCATATAGGATGTGATGGCCATTACACTGTTATATCTTGCTGTTTAACCACTATGCCTCTGGGCTACCTTCTCAAATTCTTGACTGGGATATTTCAGAAATATCCTGTACCAGAAAAAACATCAAATTTGTCACATACAACACATTTACCAGTACTGCGATTGCGGAAAATACGGCACAATCTTTACCAGTAGTTACGGTAAATTCACAGTTACTAACAACTACTAAGACAACTCAAACATCTGTATTAACAATTGTGGAGGAAAAATTCGTGATTAATGTCTCGATGCTGCAAGACGAACTGCAAAACTTTGTGTCAGGAACCTCAGAGGTTCAAGGTGCAGCTTTAGTCAGTCCGGATGGCTTGGCTTTAGCCTCTGTGTTGCCGGGTGGAATGGATGAAGAACGTACAGCCGCCATGTCTGCATCTATGCTGTCACTGGGCGAACGCATCGGTCGTGAACTGGCTCGCGGCAATGTAGAGCGTATCGTCGTTGAAGGAGAGAAAGGCTATGGGGTGTTAGTTGGCTGTGGTGCCGATGCAGTTTTATTGGTACTCGCTAGTGCGGAAGTCAAACAAGGCTTACTGTTTCTAGAAATTAAGCGCGCTGTTTCTAGAATTTCACCTCTGTTAGCTTGAGTGGAGATAAAAACAGTCTCTACACAGATTTCTGGATCGTTGGTTTTACATATTTTCCCTGTCAAATTCCAATTCAGGCGTATTAAGATTACTCAAGCTTAACCGAAATTTAACGTAAAAATTTCATGAGTTCTCAAAAACTGCCTGACCATAATCTCGATGTTTTGTTTTAGTTCATCTTGTGGAGAAGCTAATTATGATTTTAGACACAGTTGCTTTTATGTCCACGCTGGAAAAGCGTGTGTGCTTGACAGATGAAGACAAAGCCATACTGAAATCTCAAGCAGATTGGGGTTTACAAATTGCTCCAGAGATGGCTGACCACTTTTATGCATACCTGGGACGTGATGCAGAAATGAATGCTATTTTGAATGACGGAAACGGGCGTATACATCGCCTGCGTGAAACCTTTATTCAATGGTTCCACGAAATGTTCACAGGTATGGATGACTGGGGGCAAGCCTACGCCGATCGCCGTTGGAAAATCGGTTTAGTTCACGTCCGCATTGGCATTGGGCCTCAGCATGTTGTTCCAGCAATGGCGACGGTGATTCATCAAGTAGAAAAGCGCCTACAAGTAGATGGTAAAAGCCAAGCTCTCAAAGATGCTCTCAGTCGCATCTGCATGATTGACTTGGCTTTTATTGAGCAAGCTTACGTAGAGGTATCTTCAGATGCTGTTCTTAGAGAAACTGGTTGGACTCAAGGTTTGTTTAGACGCTTAATTGCTACCGGTGCACGCTCTATGTGAACTCCTCCACATCGTACATGCCATTGATTTAAATGATTTGGCGCGTTGAAAAAGACTCCTGTCTGCGTTTAGCAAAAATTGATTACAGGGTGCATTCTCCGCATACCCTGCACTACCACGATTCAAATTCACGCTATTCATGTATCTGAAGTTAAATAACTATAAATCTACTCTGGACTAGATTCGATTTTTATTTTTATTATGGCGTTGCTGAATTTGGGGATGAATTGTCATTGTGTAGACGCTTGGTGCGGCTACTCTACGAGAAGGGCTGCGCCCTGGGAGTGCAGGGTGCGTAACGAAGTGAAGCGTAGACGCGCAGCGGCTCAAGGCAGAGTAGAATCTCGGCAGATGCTTCGTTCCGCGTTGCTGCACTCAGCATGACAAAGCGAAAATCATCCCGCATCTATGCAACGCCTTTATTATTTTTATCTCTTA containing:
- a CDS encoding DUF4388 domain-containing protein, giving the protein MSLSSSFTNFSLAELFQLIDQGRKSGCLTVCTLPDINAPSSKSQYYYIWFRQGCVVAAANRLNGQGLIYKITQRGWANQQVLEKYSQFLPTATPFGLYLKTQGVLNTEQLNLLFASQLHQIRQLFEIQKGVFKLDSKAPLLGKEMTGLSLKATEVSLMALRILKNWEALADALPDANSAIRSISQSKPQIRLHALEWQVWEFANGSVPLSAIAHQLHQPIALVQQAAFRLMLACLIEEISPVTSTLELNNYPLDLKMVNSSGFGKEKSQELERSKISTSLLQNLVGFLRSNN
- a CDS encoding protoglobin domain-containing protein, whose product is MILDTVAFMSTLEKRVCLTDEDKAILKSQADWGLQIAPEMADHFYAYLGRDAEMNAILNDGNGRIHRLRETFIQWFHEMFTGMDDWGQAYADRRWKIGLVHVRIGIGPQHVVPAMATVIHQVEKRLQVDGKSQALKDALSRICMIDLAFIEQAYVEVSSDAVLRETGWTQGLFRRLIATGARSM
- a CDS encoding DUF6816 family protein, translated to MKLICSFCLIVLFLLWSTEAMAGELAKRLDNFPEWKKITLAQPAIGDLAYPDWMAGNWQVVSTLVDLVAPLAPEIVTPGFEGNRQYLNQPLSFQVQFVEEKKPVSGLKINSRQDTKPTIVADRAFNGLNLARAYLGDTDVLSVKVDPDSPNRQITLLRHERQLVSIVSARATETTSDGKFIATEVFQQLFKGGGRAYFNTVESTTAYRKLSTPNPAIEADQVTAVYLSPQDPDYFKAGSHPVALYRYRLEFYQ
- a CDS encoding ABC transporter ATP-binding protein, with the translated sequence MANFRDILNYFRPYWRLSIFSIAATSFYEIIDLIVPYAIGQILNILSGQPLDKPLAGAIATIADIINYPVNKLLSLGVLLGLIFLVTVVRAPTQPWFTSWFHWDIALRARRDQHEKAIEKILTLPLEFYDENNPGRIAGRIARGVANHTWTYPEIAGQMIPKLFRVLGIFVFIWFVEWRIAILYLISFVVILGFTLKKLKRLIWHDNRLDKYSENTESRTSEIISNIKTVKAFATEAKELQRQKVRLGRELTVVDYRIHKGYVKLQTWQRTVVQFCVFAILGLALVATINGRISLGHFIMTLTLSSMAYAELEPIGVLAEIFARRYSSMVRFHEFLKERSGVDSVGLLEERQQPESPYKFTGKVEFSHIGFGYEPKRQVLHDINLLIEPYQTVALVGRSGSGKSTLVKLLLRYFEPNEGQILIDGQDIRTLDVGGYRRRLAIVHQEVDVFNGTVLDNLKYGRPDATFEQVEEACRIARLDEVVQHLPKGYYTVVGERGVRLSGGQRQRLGIARALLVEPDVLIFDEATSSLDYESERSIQLAMRSLQGTRTTIVIAHRLSTVREADKIVVLDQGKVVEVGNHEELLRSEGIYHRLHALQETGELLS
- a CDS encoding GTP-binding protein; its protein translation is MEILRIVVTGGVGAGKTSFIRTISEIETVDTDRKATDEIALLKEKTTVALDFGRLTIAPNQSLHLYGTPGQMRFDFMWDILIQKAHAYILLIDAHRPEQVRYGRKILQFMKHRVKIPYLIGLTHTDCPDAWQIEDVALALGLSEESTKPPMMSVNATESASVKESLIALVEEFARYYQYFTE
- a CDS encoding 50S ribosomal protein L11 methyltransferase: MPWMELSLNTTHEAVDWVCTLLAETIDISDVHITEYAEPNERDVEQPHWTFTIRLYLLSDVHSRARVEKIVNLLSPLYRAGITTEVQITAVNEKPTDADLLNPLVHRIGKRFVVLTSDAPDQSEVPDQITLRLKKTFSFGSGLHPATIVCLKLLERHAVPTMNALDLGSGSGILSVAMAKLGANVLALDNDSVAVQATQDAVHRNGVEQQVRVMKGSLGCGSDLGHWMGGNTIDNAPKIEAIDSFDLIVANILARIHIALANDFQQALRQTDAHAGLLITSGFTTDSEDNVDTALQEAGFEFVDCERLDEWVALAYRLKV